The following proteins are encoded in a genomic region of Cataglyphis hispanica isolate Lineage 1 chromosome 1, ULB_Chis1_1.0, whole genome shotgun sequence:
- the LOC126850747 gene encoding prostaglandin E2 receptor EP2 subtype isoform X1 — MIADNLQNYTLSTLFTKTTMMPDAIASVVPKRHVTLVSQVVLTLVYITGVIGNVSALVILFHRDKRRNRKHLLMLRCLATNDLVALLGMLVQMYVTIYIGNVMSMRIFCSLRVVWRLFGLFSGCVAIVMAAERWLALTRPFVYQKQVTYPVIVRCMLALWLVALAMTSLPVMGFGLYYKSERCVRYREATEPSDIAYAYVWFVFGTLLCLSIVWCNLAVSRALSRISRRAGSLRRICRASSRAKPLLTIAGPPNRVEVATIEEKAFARLMAVLSISFVICWMPHMISIPLAQFAMRLPQTATTIRKFIQIFQIVADILLCIHFTLDPYIYVLLRVPRPRFRLLKPLCRICWPDRSRSNSFTGTIDHQCSSGDPPTPITEAPSTPVSEEHDSHLVMASASF, encoded by the exons atGATAGCGGATAACttgcaaaattatactttGTCAACTTTATTTACTAAGACGACGATGATGCCCGATGCAATAGCGAGCGTTGTACCGAAGAGACACGTGACTTTAGTTTCTCAAGTTGTACTGACTCTCGTCTACATAACCGGTGTCATCGGCAATGTGTCTGCTCTGGTCATCCTCTTTCATCGAGATAAG AGGAGAAACCGTAAGCACTTGCTGATGCTGCGTTGTCTAGCAACCAACGATCTTGTGGCATTGTTGGGGATGTTGGTACAAATGTACGTCACTATTTATATAGGTAATGTGATGTCCATGAGAATTTTTTGCTCTCTACGTGTGGTTTGGCGACTTTTCGGCCTCTTTAGTGGTTGCGTCGCTATTGTCATGGCAGCAGAGAGGTGGTTGGCCTTGACCAGACCCTTCGTTTATCAAAAG CAGGTGACGTATCCGGTAATTGTGCGTTGTATGTTGGCACTTTGGCTGGTCGCACTAGCGATGACCAGTCTGCCTGTTATGGGTTTCGGATTGTATTACAAAAGCGAGCGTTGCGTCCGCTATAGGGAAGCTACAGAGCCGAGCGACATCGCTTATGCTTATGTATGGTTCGTTTTCG gTACACTCTTATGTTTATCCATTGTCTGGTGCAATTTGGCAGTCTCTAGAGCTTTGAGTAGAATAAGTCGCCGCGCGGGTTCTCTCAGACGAATCTGCAGAGCCTCATCGCGAGCAAAACCTTTGCTAACCATAGCTGGACCTCCAAATCGAGTGGAAGTTGCTACGATTGAGGAAAAGGCATTTGCGCGACTTATGGCTGTATTATCGATTTCATTCGTTATCTGCTGGATGCCACATATG ATTTCTATTCCGCTGGCTCAATTCGCGATGCGGTTACCACAAACGGCAACCACTATACGGAAATTTATTCAGATCTTCCAAATCGTAGCCGATATTCTTTTATGCATTCACTTCACCTTGGATCCGTATATTTATGTACTTCTACGAGTACCACGACCAAGATTTCGATTACTGAAACCGCTCTGCAGGATCTGTTGGCCGGATCGAAGCCGTTCCAATTCATTTACAG gAACAATAGATCATCAATGTAGCAGTGGTGATCCACCGACACCGATTACTGAGGCTCCATCGACACCTGTCAGCGAGGAGCATGATTCGCATCTTGTCATGGCATCGGCATCTTTCTAA
- the LOC126850747 gene encoding prostaglandin E2 receptor EP3 subtype isoform X2, with product MIADNLQNYTLSTLFTKTTMMPDAIASVVPKRHVTLVSQVVLTLVYITGVIGNVSALVILFHRDKRRNRKHLLMLRCLATNDLVALLGMLVQMYVTIYIGNVMSMRIFCSLRVVWRLFGLFSGCVAIVMAAERWLALTRPFVYQKVTYPVIVRCMLALWLVALAMTSLPVMGFGLYYKSERCVRYREATEPSDIAYAYVWFVFGTLLCLSIVWCNLAVSRALSRISRRAGSLRRICRASSRAKPLLTIAGPPNRVEVATIEEKAFARLMAVLSISFVICWMPHMISIPLAQFAMRLPQTATTIRKFIQIFQIVADILLCIHFTLDPYIYVLLRVPRPRFRLLKPLCRICWPDRSRSNSFTGTIDHQCSSGDPPTPITEAPSTPVSEEHDSHLVMASASF from the exons atGATAGCGGATAACttgcaaaattatactttGTCAACTTTATTTACTAAGACGACGATGATGCCCGATGCAATAGCGAGCGTTGTACCGAAGAGACACGTGACTTTAGTTTCTCAAGTTGTACTGACTCTCGTCTACATAACCGGTGTCATCGGCAATGTGTCTGCTCTGGTCATCCTCTTTCATCGAGATAAG AGGAGAAACCGTAAGCACTTGCTGATGCTGCGTTGTCTAGCAACCAACGATCTTGTGGCATTGTTGGGGATGTTGGTACAAATGTACGTCACTATTTATATAGGTAATGTGATGTCCATGAGAATTTTTTGCTCTCTACGTGTGGTTTGGCGACTTTTCGGCCTCTTTAGTGGTTGCGTCGCTATTGTCATGGCAGCAGAGAGGTGGTTGGCCTTGACCAGACCCTTCGTTTATCAAAAG GTGACGTATCCGGTAATTGTGCGTTGTATGTTGGCACTTTGGCTGGTCGCACTAGCGATGACCAGTCTGCCTGTTATGGGTTTCGGATTGTATTACAAAAGCGAGCGTTGCGTCCGCTATAGGGAAGCTACAGAGCCGAGCGACATCGCTTATGCTTATGTATGGTTCGTTTTCG gTACACTCTTATGTTTATCCATTGTCTGGTGCAATTTGGCAGTCTCTAGAGCTTTGAGTAGAATAAGTCGCCGCGCGGGTTCTCTCAGACGAATCTGCAGAGCCTCATCGCGAGCAAAACCTTTGCTAACCATAGCTGGACCTCCAAATCGAGTGGAAGTTGCTACGATTGAGGAAAAGGCATTTGCGCGACTTATGGCTGTATTATCGATTTCATTCGTTATCTGCTGGATGCCACATATG ATTTCTATTCCGCTGGCTCAATTCGCGATGCGGTTACCACAAACGGCAACCACTATACGGAAATTTATTCAGATCTTCCAAATCGTAGCCGATATTCTTTTATGCATTCACTTCACCTTGGATCCGTATATTTATGTACTTCTACGAGTACCACGACCAAGATTTCGATTACTGAAACCGCTCTGCAGGATCTGTTGGCCGGATCGAAGCCGTTCCAATTCATTTACAG gAACAATAGATCATCAATGTAGCAGTGGTGATCCACCGACACCGATTACTGAGGCTCCATCGACACCTGTCAGCGAGGAGCATGATTCGCATCTTGTCATGGCATCGGCATCTTTCTAA